The following proteins are co-located in the Bombus pascuorum chromosome 3, iyBomPasc1.1, whole genome shotgun sequence genome:
- the LOC132905666 gene encoding zinc finger protein Elbow, with amino-acid sequence MLTSSANQYLRPEYLTPLPTTLDAKKSPLALLAQTCSQIGADTPSNKSLLGSLDKGSNNKSSKSADPLREKSSPTIAATSTESTKANFKPYESCLGREKASSPDEQRSASSHSTSGRSRTPGSNNKRCPSNQSASSVRAVTPQGRKTSTPNGDTARESPASRTSMTNLSSTQLDSSSSSQPAVVSSPSLQAKPPYSPAGVLAITDPSIKDLPLGTFKPGVSLASSSSGYLGYSPQLPIDVTASSLMSQQQAALKNSLVAGNPYLSYARLKSSSGPDALMPVCRDPYCTGCQLNSHLLASSASAVVANGKLASSTSSAAGSCPAGCAQCDHKPGTTAYGALGVAAYAHAQLAALAAASQLPYVCNWIAGDTAYCGKRFSTSDELLQHLRSHTSVSNSSGVTDPSAALSLLSPSVGLPPTHPLFSRTYPTPPLSPLATARYHPYGKPSPLLPPSLSSLGLPLPPPHPHTPAGLPPYFSPYSLYGAPRLGAASGLPQ; translated from the exons ATGCTGACTTCCAGCGCAAATCAGTACCTCCGTCCGGAATATCTTACGCCTCTACCTACTACG CTGGATGCGAAGAAGAGTCCGCTCGCGCTCCTCGCACAGACTTGCAGTCAAATAGGAGCTGACACGCCGTCCAATAAATCTCTTCTGGGCTCGTTGGACAAAGGGTCGAACAACAAATCGTCCAAGTCCGCGGATCCGTTGCGTGAAAAATCATCACCGACGATCGCGGCGACATCCACAGAATCAACCAAGGCAAACTTTAAGCCTTACGAGTCGTGTCTAGGTCGCGAGAAAGCGTCAAGCCCGGACGAACAACGGTCAGCCTCTAGTCATTCGACGTCCGGCCGATCGAGGACACCTGGTAGCAATAACAAACGATGCCCAAGCAATCAGAGCGCCTCGTCAGTCAGAGCGGTGACACCGCAAGGTCGTAAAACATCGACGCCGAATGGGGATACAGCTCGGGAGTCACCCGCCTCGAGAACATCGATGACGAATCTTTCATCGACTCAACTCGATTCGTCGAGTTCTTCTCAGCCGGCCGTCGTCAGCAGTCCGTCGTTACAAGCAAAACCTCCTTATAGCCCAGCCGGTGTTCTAGCAATAACGGATCCGTCCATCAAGGATCTTCCGTTGGGAACTTTCAAACCTGGTGTCAGTTTAGCCTCGTCGAGCTCTGGCTATTTAGGTTACAGTCCACAATTACCCATCGATGTGACAGCCAGTTCTTTGATGTCTCAGCAGCAGGCGGCGCTAAAGAATAGCTTAGTGGCCGGTAATCCCTATCTGAGTTACGCAAGGTTGAAGAGTTCTTCCGGTCCCGATGCTCTGATGCCCGTTTGCAGGGATCCGTATTGCACTGGTTGTCAGTTGAACTCTCATCTGCTTGCCAGTTCCGCGAGTGCAGTGGTGGCGAATGGAAAGTTGGCGAGCAGTACGAGTAGCGCGGCTGGTTCCTGTCCTGCTGGGTGTGCTCAGTGCGATCACAAACCCGGTACAACGGCTTACGGAGCGCTGGGTGTAGCCGCATACGCACACGCACAACTGGCAGCTTTGGCAGCGGCCTCGCAACTCCCGTACGTGTGCAACTGGATAGCAGGCGATACGGCTTACTGTGGCAAAAGATTTTCCACGTCGGACGAATTGTTGCAACATCTGAGGAGTCACACGAGCGTGTCGAATAGCAGCGGAGTCACGGATCCGTCAGCCGCGTTGTCTCTGCTGTCGCCTTCCGTTGGACTACCACCGACACATCCTTTGTTCTCCAGGACTTATCCCACGCCACCTTTGAGTCCACTCGCAACCGCGCGTTATCACCCTTACGGGAAACCTTCACCGTTGTTGCCGCCGTCTCTATCGTCGTTGGGTTTACCGCTTCCACCGCCACATCCGCACACACCTGCAGGATTACCACCGTATTTCTCCCCATACTCGCTGTACGGAGCTCCTCGCCTTGGTGCTGCATCCGGCTTGCCTCAATGA